A genome region from Ahaetulla prasina isolate Xishuangbanna chromosome 8, ASM2864084v1, whole genome shotgun sequence includes the following:
- the LOC131203143 gene encoding uncharacterized protein LOC131203143, with protein sequence MNVGLASEWIAQLYNAQAPELNNIHEFITLLRNRFQDDDLIAECETTLKTMKQGNKPLKQFVWDFRRVAGNLRHWPEAILLHYFKEAIDQNIRKACSTRGIPEQLNTWYNVSIALDREFNPLQSRSPTIPPQRPPTRSSPSRPTTPSTFYPSTMIKCYRCGKLGHRASVCLAPTPLQQYRPPTATRPRNPPRKHPNTTRFARQAIDLATDLPSPDSPPNDSTQAENDPMDIASFPRGDACQAWKPY encoded by the exons atgaatgtggggctagcttcagagtggatagcacagctatacaatgcacaagcaccagaactgaataatattcacgaatttataacactgcttcgcaaccggtttcaagatgatgacctaattgcagaatgtgagaccaccttaaaaacaatgaaacaaggcaacaagccactcaaacaatttgtatgggatttcagaagagtggcCGGCaaccttagacattggccagaagcaattcttcttcattactttaaagaagcgattgatcaaaacatcagaaaagcctgctccaccagaggaatcccagaacaactgaatacctggtacaacgtgtccattgctctggacagagaattcaaccccctccaaagccgatCACCAACTATACCTCCTcaaagaccacctacaagatcctccccctccagaccaaccacaccctccaccttttacccctcaacaatgatcaaatgctaccgttgtgggaaactaggtcatcgagcgtcagtttgcctagccccaacacccctccaacAATATCGACCACCAACGGCTACtcgaccacgcaacccccctcgaaaACATCCTAATACCACTCGCTTTGCAAGGCAAGCCATAGACCTCGCTACTGACCTTCCATCACCTGACTCGCCTCCCAACGACTCaacccaagcagaaaacgacccaatg gatatagcttcttttccaaggggggacgcctgtcaggcctggaaaccatattga